One genomic window of Candidatus Nitrospira inopinata includes the following:
- the pilV gene encoding type IV pilus modification protein PilV, whose protein sequence is MSVRRQEAGFTLVEVLVSATVLSLGVLGMAAMQGISFTKNVDANDLSIVTNLASDMVERIQNSRRNAWAYNAVSTAGGGNCLTGAIPAAQPAPPFPAAPLSVAAVRKVQGDCVQWRQLVQDSNLLNVQGTVTVTPVAPITADSASVLVTVRVQWNERAQGQRLRQVAFQTQIVPE, encoded by the coding sequence ATGAGCGTGCGGCGTCAAGAAGCGGGATTCACCTTGGTCGAAGTCTTGGTTTCGGCCACCGTGCTCAGCCTGGGCGTGCTGGGCATGGCGGCCATGCAGGGAATCTCGTTCACCAAAAACGTGGACGCCAACGACCTGTCCATTGTGACCAATCTGGCTTCCGATATGGTGGAGCGGATTCAAAACAGCCGGCGCAACGCTTGGGCTTACAACGCCGTCAGCACGGCGGGAGGGGGCAATTGCCTGACCGGGGCGATCCCCGCCGCGCAACCGGCTCCGCCGTTTCCTGCTGCGCCGCTTTCGGTGGCGGCGGTCAGGAAGGTGCAAGGCGATTGCGTGCAATGGAGACAACTGGTTCAAGATTCCAATCTCCTCAACGTACAGGGGACCGTGACGGTGACGCCGGTTGCGCCGATCACGGCCGATTCCGCCTCGGTGCTCGTCACCGTTCGAGTCCAATGGAACGAACGGGCGCAGGGACAGAGGCTGCGCCAGGTGGCGTTTCAAACTCAGATTGTGCCGGAGTGA
- a CDS encoding PilW family protein has translation MRCTGFREGAVDSRWEQTGQRGFTLTEVMVAAAMTTAILAAGFAAVTMTQKTTRMTSQVGQTQATVRSAIDMIAADLKLAGFGMQGLVGVGGGPGTVGGCRINNTPVALVPTDNNPAGPDTGPDRISIVVPMTNSVAAAGPLWQVSVPPAGMIGGPNSPITNVPLPAGAIAAMEQAVGGAALLPGMSVSIAGTAGSVIQNAGGGGLVLNPPIPAPVQFGTGTQVYVLQCITYQVIPPPDNLNLCQGNAPCLVRGAVPIALVPAGTAPNCNQAGSTCVPIMDGVEDLQLAYACDGCSPLVNGGNPDGQIDDLNGSNSFDQGDFITNRDWFGTGAPFGTYMAPDKIRLVRVTLVARQARPDQGFGEANQVVTHTGLSSGAMGGGINGGILTVSDHNHADGLFVAGDNGTPAQQQAYLQLRRRILTRTVELRNQRY, from the coding sequence ATGCGATGCACCGGATTTCGCGAGGGAGCCGTCGATAGCCGATGGGAACAGACCGGTCAGCGTGGCTTCACCTTGACAGAGGTGATGGTCGCCGCGGCCATGACCACGGCCATTCTGGCCGCGGGGTTCGCCGCCGTCACCATGACGCAGAAAACCACGCGCATGACCAGCCAGGTGGGGCAAACCCAGGCGACGGTACGGAGCGCCATTGACATGATCGCGGCGGATTTAAAGCTGGCGGGGTTCGGCATGCAGGGTCTGGTGGGAGTCGGTGGCGGACCTGGAACGGTGGGGGGCTGTCGCATCAACAATACTCCGGTGGCGCTGGTTCCAACGGACAACAATCCGGCCGGGCCGGATACGGGCCCTGATCGGATTTCGATCGTCGTCCCCATGACCAATTCCGTGGCGGCGGCCGGACCCTTATGGCAGGTTTCGGTTCCGCCGGCCGGTATGATCGGCGGGCCGAACAGTCCCATTACCAATGTTCCCTTGCCCGCCGGGGCGATTGCGGCCATGGAACAGGCGGTGGGAGGGGCGGCGCTGCTTCCGGGCATGAGCGTGTCGATTGCCGGCACCGCGGGATCGGTGATCCAGAACGCCGGAGGAGGCGGGCTGGTGCTCAATCCGCCTATTCCAGCGCCGGTTCAGTTTGGAACCGGCACGCAAGTCTATGTGTTGCAGTGCATCACCTATCAGGTCATCCCACCGCCCGACAATCTCAATCTCTGTCAAGGCAACGCGCCCTGTCTGGTTCGGGGGGCCGTGCCGATCGCGTTAGTTCCCGCAGGCACGGCTCCCAACTGTAACCAAGCCGGCTCGACCTGCGTGCCCATCATGGACGGAGTCGAAGATTTGCAACTGGCCTATGCCTGTGACGGATGCAGCCCTCTGGTCAACGGAGGCAACCCCGACGGCCAGATCGACGACCTCAACGGCAGCAATTCCTTCGACCAAGGGGACTTCATCACGAACCGCGATTGGTTCGGGACCGGCGCGCCGTTCGGCACGTACATGGCGCCGGATAAGATCCGGCTGGTTCGCGTGACGCTTGTGGCGCGGCAGGCGAGGCCGGACCAGGGATTTGGGGAAGCGAATCAGGTCGTGACGCACACGGGCTTGAGCAGCGGCGCGATGGGCGGCGGGATCAACGGCGGCATCCTCACGGTGAGCGACCACAACCACGCCGACGGATTATTTGTCGCGGGCGACAACGGGACTCCGGCCCAACAACAGGCCTATCTCCAATTGCGACGGCGCATCCTCACCCGGACGGTCGAATTAAGAAATCAGAGGTACTAG